One part of the Cyclobacteriaceae bacterium genome encodes these proteins:
- the glpK gene encoding glycerol kinase GlpK, which translates to MTKHIIALDQGTTSSRAVLFNEQGEIKGVAQKEFRQIFPQAGWVEHDPMEILSSQLGVLDSLIRQHKVDVASIQAIGITNQRETTVVWNKATGEPIYNAIVWQDKRTASICEDLKERGLTAYVRENTGLVIDSYFSGTKIKWILDNVKGAREQANRGELAFGTIDTWLIWNMTNRKVHATDVTNASRTLLFNIRTLQWDERLLHELTIPENMLPSVHPSAHNFGYIQLNDTYIPICGVAGDQQAALFGQACFEPGMAKNTYGTGCFMLMNTGTKIQQSKNGLITTIAWRLGDKVEYALEGSVFIAGAAVQWLRDSLGIIDESKDSEYFAAKALGSSEVYVVPAFAGLGAPYWDMYARGAIFGLTRDTGKDHIIKATLESLAYQTKDVLNAMEEDAGLKLAKLKVDGGACANNILMQFQADILGTEVERPEVIESTAMGAAFLAGIYVGLWKKEDIIANRRINKTFKASMDASTRDRLYSGWKKAVERSRGWIDP; encoded by the coding sequence ATGACTAAACACATCATCGCCCTAGACCAGGGAACCACCAGTTCACGCGCTGTACTTTTTAATGAGCAGGGAGAAATAAAAGGTGTCGCTCAAAAAGAATTCAGACAAATATTTCCACAGGCCGGCTGGGTGGAACACGATCCTATGGAAATTTTAAGTTCACAATTAGGGGTACTGGATTCCTTAATCCGCCAGCATAAGGTTGATGTGGCTTCTATTCAAGCCATCGGCATTACCAACCAGCGCGAAACAACAGTAGTATGGAATAAAGCTACCGGTGAGCCTATTTATAACGCTATTGTGTGGCAGGATAAACGAACCGCTTCTATTTGTGAAGATTTAAAAGAAAGGGGACTCACAGCCTACGTTCGCGAAAACACCGGGCTGGTTATCGATTCTTATTTTTCAGGAACAAAGATTAAATGGATATTAGATAACGTAAAAGGAGCGAGGGAACAGGCCAATAGGGGAGAACTAGCTTTTGGTACTATTGATACGTGGCTGATCTGGAATATGACTAACCGAAAAGTACACGCTACGGATGTTACCAATGCATCGCGAACCCTCCTGTTTAATATCCGAACACTACAATGGGACGAGCGCTTGCTTCACGAACTAACAATTCCTGAAAACATGCTGCCCTCCGTCCATCCATCAGCGCATAATTTTGGTTATATTCAATTAAACGACACCTACATTCCTATTTGTGGTGTTGCAGGTGATCAGCAAGCTGCTTTATTCGGGCAGGCGTGTTTTGAACCGGGCATGGCAAAAAATACCTATGGCACAGGTTGCTTTATGCTGATGAACACCGGCACTAAAATTCAGCAATCAAAAAATGGATTGATCACCACCATTGCGTGGCGACTGGGCGATAAGGTTGAATATGCGCTGGAGGGAAGTGTATTCATTGCCGGTGCAGCCGTGCAATGGCTGCGCGACAGTTTGGGCATAATAGACGAATCAAAAGACTCGGAATATTTTGCAGCGAAAGCATTGGGGTCAAGCGAAGTGTATGTTGTTCCTGCCTTTGCCGGATTAGGTGCACCGTATTGGGATATGTATGCACGGGGTGCTATTTTTGGTTTAACGCGCGATACCGGTAAAGATCACATTATCAAGGCTACGCTTGAGTCATTGGCGTACCAGACCAAAGATGTGCTGAATGCCATGGAAGAAGATGCCGGATTGAAACTTGCGAAACTCAAAGTGGATGGTGGAGCCTGCGCGAATAACATTCTCATGCAGTTTCAGGCCGATATACTGGGAACCGAAGTGGAGCGTCCCGAAGTGATTGAGTCTACCGCCATGGGTGCAGCCTTTTTAGCCGGCATATACGTGGGGTTATGGAAGAAAGAGGATATTATTGCGAACCGAAGGATTAACAAAACATTTAAAGCTTCAATGGATGCCTCTACACGTGATCGGCTTTATAGCGGCTGGAAGAAGGCCGTGGAGCGGTCCAGGGGGTGGATTGATCCTTAG
- a CDS encoding glycerol-3-phosphate dehydrogenase/oxidase has translation MNVFMRQSHLQSIQLEKFDLLIIGGGITGAGIALDAASRGLKTALIEKNDFAYGTSSRSTKLIHGGLRYLKQLEFGLVKEVGSERAIVHKLAPHLVIAEKMLLPLKKGRGFGTLLTSFGLKLYDWLAGVNEIDQRKMLTRHQTLHHEPLLKPDDVKGGGLYAEYRTDDARLTLEIMKTAAAHGACVVNYVQATDFSYEGGAVCAVKATDVLTQQTITISATTIVNAAGPWVDELRVLDKSKKGKQLHLTKGVHIVVDRKKFPVRQAIYFDVPDGRMIFAIPRGRTTYIGTTDTDYHQAIDEVKTTVEDARYLIEAVNDSFPEVNLQLADVESSWAGLRPLIHEEGKSASQLSRKDEIFQSPSGLISIAGGKLTGYRKMAERVVDMVISESFEGRDLKSCYTDKISLCNEAFSNADDVRAYKKAVASNLTPFGLERYADYLVETYGRQTDDILFGLEKFSGNDTGINLARSELFFTLENEMVQTLLDFFIRRTGMLFFEMPRLKLVMNTILVDFKEYFSWNDEQYNQELAKLEHAIQEAQLITYD, from the coding sequence ATGAACGTGTTTATGCGCCAGTCCCATCTTCAGTCCATTCAGCTGGAAAAATTTGATTTATTGATTATTGGTGGCGGTATTACGGGGGCAGGTATAGCATTGGATGCTGCTTCGCGCGGATTAAAAACAGCCCTCATCGAAAAAAATGATTTTGCTTACGGTACAAGTTCACGTTCTACCAAACTTATCCATGGCGGGCTGCGCTATTTAAAGCAACTTGAATTTGGTTTGGTTAAGGAAGTGGGCAGTGAACGTGCCATCGTGCACAAGCTTGCCCCGCATTTGGTAATAGCCGAAAAAATGCTCCTACCCTTAAAGAAGGGAAGGGGATTTGGCACGTTGCTTACTTCGTTCGGTTTAAAACTTTATGATTGGCTGGCCGGAGTAAATGAAATTGACCAGCGTAAGATGCTTACCCGGCATCAGACGCTTCATCATGAACCGCTGTTGAAACCCGATGATGTTAAAGGTGGCGGTTTGTATGCCGAATACCGTACCGATGATGCACGCCTTACCCTCGAAATAATGAAAACGGCTGCCGCACATGGCGCATGCGTGGTCAATTATGTTCAGGCTACCGATTTTAGTTACGAAGGTGGCGCGGTGTGCGCTGTGAAAGCTACTGATGTGCTAACACAACAAACCATCACCATCAGCGCCACTACTATTGTAAATGCCGCAGGACCGTGGGTAGATGAATTACGCGTACTGGACAAATCGAAAAAGGGAAAACAACTGCACCTCACCAAAGGTGTTCATATTGTGGTTGATCGTAAAAAATTTCCGGTGCGCCAGGCTATTTATTTCGATGTGCCCGATGGGAGAATGATTTTTGCCATACCCAGAGGAAGAACCACCTACATTGGCACAACAGATACAGATTATCATCAGGCGATTGATGAGGTAAAAACAACAGTGGAAGATGCCCGGTACCTGATTGAGGCTGTGAACGATTCCTTCCCGGAAGTTAACCTTCAGCTTGCTGATGTAGAATCGAGTTGGGCAGGGTTGCGGCCACTGATCCATGAAGAAGGAAAATCAGCCTCCCAACTTTCGCGAAAAGATGAAATCTTTCAATCACCCTCCGGATTGATTTCCATAGCCGGTGGTAAACTAACCGGTTATCGTAAAATGGCCGAACGGGTGGTTGATATGGTCATCAGCGAATCGTTCGAGGGCCGCGATTTAAAATCCTGTTATACCGATAAGATCAGTCTGTGTAATGAAGCTTTCAGTAACGCTGATGATGTGCGTGCCTATAAAAAAGCTGTAGCGTCAAACCTTACGCCTTTTGGTTTGGAGCGCTATGCCGATTATCTGGTTGAAACTTACGGCAGGCAAACGGATGATATACTGTTTGGACTCGAAAAATTTTCGGGTAATGATACGGGCATAAACCTGGCCCGGTCAGAACTCTTTTTCACACTTGAAAACGAAATGGTTCAAACCCTCCTTGATTTTTTTATTCGCAGAACAGGCATGTTATTTTTTGAAATGCCCCGTCTTAAGCTGGTGATGAATACCATTCTTGTTGACTTCAAAGAATATTTCAGTTGGAATGATGAGCAATACAATCAGGAATTGGCTAAGTTGGAACACGCAATTCAGGAGGCACAACTAATTACCTATGACTAA
- a CDS encoding serine hydrolase — protein sequence MKKTIYSFLFVSLLILPSCLVGRFVLYNFSDITDHKIFPSRPLPKAIEPFRFVETPQTEMVGKARVHRIDSIAIANNSVAFLIIRNDSLLLERYYQGYKESSTVASFSMAKSYTSALIGAALADGYIKSVDEPITNYIPELKNKKGFEAITISHLLQMTSGIKASESYYNPFGQAAKLYYGKTLRNYLKHLKTDYPPGTKFAYRSVNTQLLGLIVERATNKPVTDYMNEKIWGHLDMEYDASWSIDKKNNGLEKTFCCINAKARDFAKFGRLYLNKGNWNGAQLLPQSWVEASTTATTETGGVKYYKYQWWLSKNGFYANGLHGQYIYVHPTKNLIMVRLGRREGNISWPNVFEQLSEYL from the coding sequence ATGAAAAAAACTATCTATTCCTTTCTTTTCGTGTCCTTGCTGATCCTTCCATCGTGCCTGGTAGGGCGGTTTGTCCTCTACAATTTCTCGGATATAACCGACCACAAAATATTTCCATCACGGCCATTGCCCAAGGCCATTGAGCCGTTTCGTTTTGTTGAAACCCCTCAAACCGAAATGGTGGGCAAAGCCCGCGTTCACCGGATTGATAGCATAGCCATCGCCAATAATTCTGTAGCATTCCTGATCATCCGAAACGATTCGTTGCTTCTGGAACGGTATTACCAAGGCTATAAAGAAAGTTCAACCGTAGCTTCGTTTTCAATGGCTAAATCGTATACATCAGCACTGATTGGCGCAGCATTGGCCGATGGCTACATTAAAAGCGTGGACGAACCCATTACCAATTACATTCCTGAATTAAAAAATAAAAAGGGTTTTGAGGCCATCACCATCAGCCACCTGTTGCAAATGACCAGCGGGATTAAAGCCAGCGAAAGCTACTATAACCCATTTGGGCAGGCCGCCAAATTATACTACGGCAAAACACTAAGAAACTACCTGAAGCATTTAAAAACAGATTACCCACCCGGAACAAAATTTGCCTACCGAAGTGTCAACACTCAATTACTCGGACTAATTGTTGAGCGCGCAACCAACAAACCTGTTACCGATTACATGAATGAAAAAATCTGGGGGCACCTCGATATGGAGTATGATGCAAGCTGGAGCATCGATAAAAAGAACAACGGACTGGAAAAAACTTTTTGTTGCATCAACGCCAAAGCACGTGACTTCGCGAAATTCGGGAGGTTGTACCTGAACAAAGGCAATTGGAACGGGGCCCAACTTTTACCCCAATCGTGGGTGGAGGCATCCACCACGGCCACAACAGAAACGGGCGGTGTGAAGTACTATAAATACCAATGGTGGTTAAGTAAAAATGGATTTTATGCCAATGGGTTGCATGGCCAATACATCTATGTTCACCCAACGAAAAACCTGATTATGGTCCGGCTTGGCAGGCGCGAGGGCAACATTTCATGGCCGAATGTGTTTGAACAATTGTCGGAGTATTTATAG
- a CDS encoding Crp/Fnr family transcriptional regulator, which yields MEKIKSVISNLVSVTENEFSKLLSDCPVMNFKRNEIVSYPGEIPQAVFFINKGIIRVTVTDNEGNEHTIHFALENQFIADYSSFILKQPALYALQALEDTEVVVMSRKAIEWGYNNMREGDRLGRLIAEFYFLYQDNRIKNLYARTPRERYDSIAEVFPNIHNRVPQHMIASYLGITPVHLSRLKKSDLLKS from the coding sequence ATGGAAAAAATCAAATCTGTTATCAGCAACCTGGTTTCAGTAACGGAAAATGAATTCAGTAAGTTGCTATCTGACTGCCCTGTAATGAATTTTAAACGTAATGAGATAGTAAGCTACCCGGGAGAAATCCCTCAGGCAGTGTTTTTTATTAATAAGGGAATAATCAGAGTAACGGTAACCGACAACGAGGGTAATGAACATACGATTCACTTTGCACTTGAAAATCAATTTATAGCCGATTACTCCAGTTTCATATTAAAGCAACCTGCATTGTATGCATTACAGGCCTTAGAAGATACTGAAGTGGTGGTTATGTCCCGGAAGGCTATTGAATGGGGCTACAACAACATGCGTGAGGGTGACCGGCTCGGGCGTTTGATAGCCGAATTTTATTTCCTTTACCAGGACAATCGGATAAAAAACCTTTACGCAAGAACACCCAGGGAGCGTTACGATTCTATTGCTGAAGTTTTTCCCAACATCCACAACCGGGTACCTCAACATATGATTGCTTCCTACCTGGGCATTACACCGGTGCATTTAAGCCGGTTAAAAAAATCAGATCTTTTGAAATCATAA
- a CDS encoding aquaporin family protein: protein MSPYLAEFLGTLTLILLGDGVVASVVLKQTKSENAGWLTVVIGWGLAVTLAIYAVGQISGAHINPAVTLALAYSGSFSWDLVPGYCLAQLAGAFTGAILVWLHYLPHWSATDDPAGKLAIFSTGPAIRSTFSNLISEIIGTAVLILGLLTIGANKFTEGLNPLVVGLLIISIGLSLGGTTGFAINPARDLGPRLAHFLLPINGKGSSDWSYAWIPVAGPVFGGLLGAWLYQVLF from the coding sequence ATGTCTCCCTATCTCGCTGAATTTTTGGGCACATTAACACTCATCTTGTTAGGTGATGGTGTGGTTGCCTCTGTTGTGTTGAAACAAACCAAATCGGAAAATGCCGGCTGGCTTACGGTCGTCATTGGCTGGGGGCTTGCTGTTACACTGGCCATTTATGCGGTGGGTCAGATCAGCGGTGCGCACATCAATCCCGCAGTAACCCTGGCGCTGGCATATTCAGGAAGTTTTTCGTGGGATCTTGTTCCCGGATATTGTCTCGCCCAACTTGCGGGCGCATTTACCGGTGCTATACTGGTTTGGCTGCATTACCTCCCGCATTGGTCGGCTACCGATGATCCTGCCGGAAAGCTCGCAATCTTTTCTACGGGTCCTGCCATTCGTTCAACCTTCAGCAACTTGATCAGTGAAATCATTGGAACGGCCGTATTGATTTTGGGATTGCTAACTATAGGTGCAAATAAATTCACCGAAGGGTTAAACCCGCTGGTGGTTGGCTTATTGATTATTTCAATTGGACTATCCCTGGGTGGCACCACAGGTTTTGCGATAAATCCGGCACGGGATCTTGGTCCGCGCCTGGCTCATTTCCTTTTGCCTATCAATGGCAAGGGTTCTTCCGATTGGAGCTATGCGTGGATACCGGTAGCGGGGCCTGTTTTCGGTGGTTTGTTGGGGGCGTGGCTGTATCAGGTGCTTTTTTAA
- a CDS encoding RNA-binding transcriptional accessory protein: MEQETLVRYTDLIAEELNQPVKNVRAVAELLAEGATIPFISRYRKEMTGSMDEVSIATVRDRLEQLQELDKRREAVITSIEKQGFLTPELLALLAKVKTLAEVEDIYLPFRPKRKTRASVAKEKGLEPLAVKLFDQEKFDLETFAQSFIDTGKGVADVEEALAGARDIIAEWVSENTETRKNLRELFWKEGTVTSKVVKNKETEGQKFKDYFEWSEPISKAPSHRLLALRRGEKEGVLTLDIFPPEESAIALLEQQFIKSVNAAAEQVKLAVHDSYKRLLRPSLETEIRMESKMKADEEAIKVFATNLKELLLAAPLGQKNVLALDPGFRSGCKVVCLDKQGKLVHHDVIYPHEPQRETAKSAALIENLCEQYQIEAIAIGNGTASRETETFVKKIGLPHNIIIMMVNESGASVYSASDIAREEFPDKDVTVRGAVSIGRRLVDPLAELVKIDAKSIGVGQYQHDVDQTKLKQGLDDVVISCVNSVGVEVNTASKELLSYVSGLTPALARNIVEYRNQNGPFKSREELTKVTRFGEKVFEQAAGFLRIREAENPLDASAVHPESYPIVNQMAKDLNCTVKDLMSSVELRRRLDLKNYITEKTGLPTLTDIVTELEKPGRDPRKVFEVFSFTEGVNTIADLKVGMKLPGIVTNVTNFGAFVDIGVHQDGLVHISHLGDRFIKDPKEVVAVQQKVNVTVVEVDVARKRIGLSIKSDPFAELPQQPAPSKKASPGKLSSSKPKEKPQHKPKQPELSMEEKLALLKEKFKR; the protein is encoded by the coding sequence ATGGAACAAGAAACGCTGGTCCGCTATACCGACCTGATTGCTGAGGAACTAAACCAACCCGTAAAAAATGTACGTGCTGTGGCCGAATTACTGGCCGAAGGCGCTACCATCCCCTTCATTTCGCGCTACCGCAAGGAAATGACCGGTAGCATGGACGAAGTGAGTATCGCCACCGTTCGTGATCGGCTGGAACAGCTTCAGGAACTGGACAAGCGCAGGGAGGCCGTGATTACCTCTATTGAGAAACAGGGTTTTCTTACTCCTGAACTACTGGCCCTTTTGGCCAAGGTAAAAACACTGGCAGAAGTTGAGGATATTTACCTGCCCTTCAGGCCCAAGCGTAAAACACGTGCCAGCGTAGCCAAAGAAAAAGGTCTTGAACCACTGGCGGTGAAACTATTTGACCAGGAAAAGTTTGACCTTGAAACCTTTGCTCAATCGTTCATTGATACCGGTAAAGGTGTGGCTGATGTGGAGGAAGCGCTGGCCGGTGCGCGCGACATTATAGCCGAGTGGGTAAGCGAAAACACCGAAACACGAAAGAACCTGCGCGAACTCTTTTGGAAAGAAGGTACAGTAACCTCAAAAGTTGTTAAGAACAAGGAAACAGAAGGCCAGAAGTTTAAAGATTACTTCGAATGGAGTGAGCCTATATCAAAAGCCCCCTCACACCGGTTGTTGGCGCTGCGCAGGGGCGAGAAAGAAGGTGTTCTTACACTGGATATATTCCCTCCGGAAGAATCGGCCATTGCCCTGTTGGAGCAACAGTTTATAAAAAGTGTCAACGCTGCCGCAGAACAGGTAAAGTTAGCCGTTCACGATAGCTACAAAAGGCTGTTACGCCCATCGCTGGAAACCGAAATCCGCATGGAGTCGAAGATGAAGGCCGATGAAGAAGCCATAAAAGTATTTGCTACCAACCTGAAAGAGTTATTGTTAGCTGCCCCCCTCGGGCAAAAAAATGTGCTGGCGCTTGATCCTGGTTTTCGCAGTGGTTGTAAAGTGGTGTGTTTGGATAAGCAAGGAAAACTGGTTCATCACGATGTGATCTATCCCCATGAACCACAACGGGAAACAGCGAAATCAGCTGCCTTGATTGAAAACCTTTGCGAACAATATCAAATTGAAGCGATAGCCATCGGTAATGGCACGGCCAGCCGTGAGACAGAAACATTTGTAAAGAAGATTGGCTTACCGCATAACATCATTATTATGATGGTAAATGAAAGTGGTGCTTCTGTTTACTCCGCTTCCGATATTGCGCGTGAAGAATTTCCGGATAAGGATGTAACCGTGCGCGGAGCCGTTTCCATTGGCCGTAGATTAGTGGATCCGTTGGCCGAACTGGTAAAGATTGATGCCAAATCCATTGGTGTGGGCCAATACCAGCATGATGTAGATCAAACTAAACTCAAGCAAGGCCTGGATGATGTGGTGATCAGTTGTGTGAACTCCGTTGGGGTTGAAGTAAATACTGCAAGCAAGGAACTACTCTCCTATGTTTCCGGATTAACCCCTGCCCTGGCGCGTAACATCGTTGAATACCGCAATCAAAACGGACCGTTTAAAAGTCGTGAAGAGTTGACGAAAGTAACTCGCTTTGGAGAGAAAGTATTTGAACAAGCAGCAGGTTTTCTGCGCATACGTGAAGCTGAAAATCCGTTGGATGCCAGTGCTGTGCACCCTGAGAGCTATCCGATCGTGAACCAGATGGCAAAAGACCTGAACTGTACCGTAAAAGATTTGATGAGCAGCGTGGAATTGCGCAGGAGGCTTGATCTGAAAAATTACATCACCGAAAAAACAGGTTTGCCCACCCTTACCGACATTGTTACCGAACTGGAAAAACCCGGTCGTGATCCACGAAAGGTTTTCGAAGTATTCAGTTTTACAGAAGGTGTGAATACAATAGCCGATTTAAAGGTGGGTATGAAACTACCCGGCATTGTGACCAACGTAACCAACTTTGGCGCGTTTGTCGATATAGGCGTTCACCAGGATGGTTTGGTACACATCAGCCATTTAGGCGACAGGTTCATTAAAGACCCGAAAGAAGTGGTTGCCGTGCAACAGAAGGTTAACGTAACGGTAGTAGAAGTTGATGTTGCCCGCAAACGCATTGGATTATCTATAAAAAGTGATCCGTTTGCTGAACTGCCCCAGCAACCTGCTCCCAGTAAAAAGGCCAGCCCAGGTAAACTGTCATCGTCAAAACCTAAAGAAAAACCCCAACACAAGCCTAAACAACCCGAGTTGAGCATGGAAGAAAAACTGGCCTTACTGAAGGAGAAGTTTAAGCGGTAG
- a CDS encoding DUF2141 domain-containing protein — MIRQILLAVACVSFTMLWAQDTTLKIVVQKVQPGQGRIRICLFDNEKDFLNRARQCIDVDATGETSVQTTFQQVENGTYAVVVYQDMNSNGKLDRNWMGLPAEPYGFSNNPSTLFGPPSFSKASFSLTKSTSIIILL; from the coding sequence ATGATACGACAAATTTTACTCGCTGTTGCCTGCGTTTCATTTACGATGCTGTGGGCGCAAGACACTACCCTTAAAATAGTTGTACAAAAAGTTCAGCCCGGGCAAGGACGCATTCGAATATGTCTATTCGATAATGAGAAGGACTTTTTAAACCGTGCCAGGCAATGTATTGATGTTGATGCTACCGGTGAAACTTCTGTTCAAACTACTTTTCAACAGGTAGAGAATGGCACTTATGCTGTAGTTGTTTACCAGGATATGAACAGTAATGGTAAACTCGACAGAAACTGGATGGGGTTACCTGCAGAGCCGTATGGTTTTTCCAATAATCCATCAACGCTATTCGGGCCACCGTCATTTAGTAAAGCGTCCTTTTCGCTCACAAAGTCAACCTCCATAATCATTCTCTTATGA
- a CDS encoding AraC family transcriptional regulator has product MLLIPFISIAGIAIALFTCSLIATRGTIRLADGLLISWLLALALNQTYFLLTGIEFADIVTLPAHWHLFGISTVLLHSPLLFLFAKHAFSSNLGLREIIHALPFALFMIGFSILVSKHPDKVIFRYGLIGFKENLIPFTYYGLYIAFISGLYTVAAFFTIRKHKQHLSQTQSSEIRNVLNWLQYWIVAAMIFFVATFIIVEVSVSGQQFDSRFTFQVVSVFITFYIVYVSFWGIRKTDAFRNLAPIELNVSVTIVENNNDADELLQVLQEKIERGQHYLDPDLSLIRLAEIIKTPPGKLSNAINNRLGKNFYDFVNEYRVKEFLKRLSEKQYTHLSLLGLAFECGFRSKSTFNAFFKKQTGQTPSAYKKTLEKKSG; this is encoded by the coding sequence ATGCTTCTTATACCCTTCATCTCCATTGCCGGAATTGCCATTGCGCTGTTTACCTGTAGCCTTATTGCCACACGAGGCACTATCCGTCTTGCTGATGGATTATTGATTTCATGGCTCCTGGCACTTGCACTAAACCAAACTTATTTTCTGCTAACCGGAATTGAATTTGCTGATATCGTAACCCTACCGGCACATTGGCATTTATTCGGTATTTCAACTGTTCTGCTGCATTCGCCCTTGCTTTTTTTGTTCGCAAAGCATGCCTTTTCATCAAACTTGGGGCTCAGGGAAATAATTCATGCATTGCCGTTCGCTCTTTTTATGATTGGCTTTAGCATACTGGTAAGCAAACATCCCGATAAAGTTATCTTTCGGTATGGTCTTATCGGGTTTAAGGAAAACCTGATTCCGTTCACATACTATGGACTTTATATCGCTTTTATTTCGGGACTTTACACAGTTGCGGCTTTTTTTACCATCCGAAAGCACAAACAGCATTTAAGTCAAACACAATCCAGCGAAATAAGAAACGTACTTAACTGGCTGCAATATTGGATTGTAGCTGCGATGATCTTTTTTGTTGCGACTTTTATTATCGTGGAGGTATCAGTTTCCGGCCAACAATTCGATTCCCGGTTTACATTCCAGGTGGTGAGCGTTTTTATCACGTTTTATATCGTTTATGTTAGCTTTTGGGGAATACGTAAAACAGATGCGTTCCGGAATTTAGCACCAATCGAGCTGAATGTTTCGGTAACGATCGTTGAAAATAATAATGATGCGGATGAGCTTTTGCAGGTTTTGCAGGAAAAAATCGAACGAGGTCAGCACTACCTTGATCCTGATCTTTCTTTAATCAGGCTGGCTGAAATCATTAAAACTCCGCCCGGTAAGCTATCCAATGCTATCAATAATCGTTTGGGTAAAAACTTTTATGACTTTGTAAATGAATATCGGGTAAAGGAATTTTTAAAACGGCTTTCTGAAAAGCAATATACCCACCTCTCACTGCTTGGTTTGGCCTTCGAATGTGGATTCCGGTCCAAATCAACTTTCAACGCCTTTTTCAAGAAGCAAACCGGCCAAACACCCTCAGCATACAAGAAAACCTTGGAAAAGAAGTCCGGTTAA